The following proteins are encoded in a genomic region of Lytechinus variegatus isolate NC3 chromosome 7, Lvar_3.0, whole genome shotgun sequence:
- the LOC121417979 gene encoding uncharacterized protein LOC121417979: MKSILCFPLLLLLMCFTRKVYSSHIEETGMSDDEMERRRTYCIRISRVSKRDTLELRPVHCPSGFEFCFTSTTCCCEQIPEKMNSKALAIGLGVGGVFLSLIIFLACYVCMRRPMMSVPPPLHPPPGNADRRSTSKPPFSDTSSIQNYTSKYGSSPSSYYGDPSEKYGPPSTRYGYAPGAMDGESLDGFDVGKVAPLSISGNLPPPAYSEHSFAVGPGPAGPVVLYKPGRGSDLSSRGYSKRSSRPSSVTSWLKTQEGAHSQPPRRSSVGSERSVVRNSRPVSRASSVINEGFEPEGDQRSHLKTSPSVRSNGGSTVAASEVIYNSVGAMSQADRASTVHDA; this comes from the exons ATGAAGTCGATCCTCTGTTTTCCCTTGCTTCTCTTGCTGATGTGTTTCACTCGAAAAG TGTATTCGAGTCACATTGAAGAGACTGGTATGAGCGATGATGAGATGGAGCGAAGAAGGACCTACTGTATCCGTATCTCACGTGTTAGTAAGAGAGATACCCTTGAACTACGCCCAGTTCATTGCCCATCAGGCTTCGAGTTCTGCTTTACGTCTACCACTTGTTGCTGTGAGCAAATTCCAGAGAAAATGAA tTCCAAGGCGTTAGCAATTGGTCTAGGAGTTGGTGGggtttttctctctcttatcaTCTTCCTCGCTTGCTATGTGTGTATGAGAAGACCAATGATGAGTG ttcCTCCTCCTCTCCATCCTCCTCCTGGCAACGCTGACCGTCGATCGACCAGCAAACCTCCATTTTCAGACACAAGTAGTATACAGAACTACACATCTAAATATGGCTCCTCTCCTTCCTCTTATTACGGAGACCCGTCGGAGAAGTACGGGCCGCCGTCGACGAGGTACGGCTACGCTCCGGGGGCCATGGATGGTGAAAGTCTGGACGGTTTCGATGTAGGGAAAGTGGCGCCGCTATCCATATCGGGCAATCTCCCTCCACCAGCTTACAGCGAGCATTCGTTTGCTGTCGGGCCCGGTCCGGCCGGGCCAGTGGTACTCTACAAACCTGGACGAG GAAGTGACTTGAGTTCACGCGGCTACAGTAAACGTTCTTCTCGACCATCATCAGTCACTTCTTGGCTTAAAACACAAGAGGGCGCCCACTCTCAACCTCCTCGTCGCTCCTCTGTTGGCAGCGAACGTTCGGTGGTGAGGAACTCCCGTCCTGTCAGCCGTGCGAGCAGCGTCATCAACGAGGGTTTCGAACCCGAGGGCGACCAGCGAAGCCATTTGAAGACGTCACCGAGTGTACGTTCTAACGGTGGTTCGACCGTGGCGGCGAGTGAGGTCATCTATAACTCAGTAGGGGCGATGTCCCAGGCTGACCGAGCCTCGACGGTACACGACGCTTAG